One genomic window of Medicago truncatula cultivar Jemalong A17 chromosome 1, MtrunA17r5.0-ANR, whole genome shotgun sequence includes the following:
- the LOC25483945 gene encoding alpha carbonic anhydrase 7, with product MKHQKILKIFLPNLLLLATILILSTTWTIAQEVEDEHEFDYTKDSKIGPSHWGKIKKEWATCKDGKMQSPIDMSSHRVKVVPKLGKLKRHYKPHNATIKNRGHDIEVKWKEDAGSININGTEFFLHQCHWHAPSEHTINGRRYDLELHMVHESAKVNGKSKLAVIGLMYKIGRPDRLLSKLSKYIKTMMDNEVERSIGVFDPSEIKLGGKKYYRYIGSLTVPPCTEGVIWTINKKIRSVSRAQLELLREAVHDHAEKNARPVQLLNRREIQLYGPKRKE from the exons ATGAAGCACCAAAAAATACTCAAAATATTCCTTCCAAATCTATTATTACTAGCAACTATCCTAATCCTTTCAACAACATGGACAATAGCACAAGAAGTTG aggaTGAGCATGAATTTGATTACACAAAAGATAGCAAAATAGGCCCCTCACATTGGGGTAAAATCAAGAAGGAATGGGCAACATGTAAAGATGGGAAAATGCAATCTCCAATTGATATGTCAAGCCATAGAGTGAAGGTTGTGCCAAAGTTAGGAAAATTAAAGAGGCACTATAAACCCCACAATGCTACTATTAAAAATAGAGGTCATGATATTGAG GTGAAATGGAAGGAAGATGCTGGATCAATAAATATCAATGGCACAGAGTTTTTTCTGCATCAATGTCATTGGCACGCACCTTCTGAACACACCATCAATGGCAGGAG GTATGACCTTGAGCTACACATGGTTCATGAAAGTGCAAAAGTAAACGGGAAGAGTAAGTTAGCTGTTATTGGGCTAATGTATAAAATCGGTCGACCAGATCGTCTTCTCAGCAAg TTGTCCAAATACATAAAAACCATGATGGATAATGAAGTTGAAAGGAGCATTGGGGTGTTTGATCCTTCAGAAATCAAGTTGGGTGGCAAGAAGTACTATAGATACATAGGCTCCCTTACTGTTCCTCCTTGCACTGAAGGTGTCATTTGGACTATTAATAAAAAG ATAAGAAGTGTTTCAAGAGCGCAGTTGGAGTTACTAAGAGAGGCTGTCCATGAT CATGCAGAGAAGAATGCAAGACCTGTTCAACTCCTGAATAGAAGAGAGATACAACTCTATGGCCCAAAACGAAAGGAATGA
- the LOC25483943 gene encoding alpha carbonic anhydrase 7, translating into MKLERENTYTLRTSLMILIILLYTTSIRAQEVEDEREFDYIEGSEKGPHHWGELKEEWAACKHGDMQSPIDLSNERVKIIPNYRQVIKTKYKSSNATIINRGHDIAVFWRGDAGSISINGTKFFLHQCHWHSPSEHSINGRKYDLEMHMVHISPNPKGNKIAVVGAFFKIGRPNSFLSQLEEDIKHMVDEEEEERVIGDKDPSQIQTKGKIYYRYVGSLTTPPCTEGVMWNLDKKIRTVSKAQVDLLRQAVHDHAEMNARPRQPHNNRDIHLHKYYPFKQSSTTKN; encoded by the exons ATGAAGCTTGAAAGAGAGAACACATACACCCTTCGAACTTCACTCATGATCTTGATTATCTTGTTATACACAACATCAATAAGAGCTCAAGAAGTTG AGGATGAGAGAGAGTTTGATTATATTGAAGGAAGTGAAAAGGGACCACATCATTGGGGGGAGCTAAAAGAAGAATGGGCAGCTTGTAAACATGGAGACATGCAATCTCCCATAGATTTGTCTAATGAGAGAGTCAAAATTATTCCAAACTATCGTCAAGTTATCAAGACCAAATATAAATCTTCTAATGCCACTATTATCAATAGAGGCCATGATATTGCG GTATTTTGGAGGGGTGATGCTGGCTCAATAAGCATCAATGGAACCAAATTCTTTTTGCATCAATGTCATTGGCACTCTCCTTCTGAACATTCCATCAATGGCAGGAA ATATGACTTAGAGATGCACATGGTGCATATAAGTCCAAATCCTAAGGGAAACAAGATTGCTGTGGTTGGTGCTTTCTTTAAAATTGGTCGTCCCAATTCTTTTCTCTCTCAG TTGGAAGAAGACATAAAACACAtggttgatgaagaagaagaagaaagagtaatagGAGATAAAGATCCCTCACAAATCCAAACAAAAGGCAAGATATATTATAGATATGTTGGTTCACTCACAACTCCTCCTTGCACTGAAGGTGTCATGTGGAACCTTGACAAGAAG ATAAGGACAGTTTCAAAAGCACAAGTGGATCTTTTGAGGCAGGCAGTGCATGAT CATGCAGAGATGAATGCAAGGCCAAGGCAGCCACATAACAATAGAGACATACACCTACACAAATACTACCCATTCAAACAAAGCAGCACAACAAAGAACTAA